Proteins encoded together in one Prosthecobacter debontii window:
- a CDS encoding c-type cytochrome, producing the protein MTALLLANTAPIPRDLPLPLPLPEGVLVGLLVIFFLVHILFVNLMVGGSVLVVAAEFLGRRDKRWDRLALTLAKTVTVNKSIAVVMGIGPLLCINLLYTLQWYSANALTGHAWLMIVPLVTVAFLLTYLHKYTWERWNGGGWKTVHGLTGLLATLLLLFVPIIFLANVNLMLFPTEWDKVRGFFSSLSIGNVLPRYLHFMAASIAMTGLFLAGWLGRASSDLSHLEGFTRPELRRIFYRITAWVTLAQFLLGPLLLFTLPAVGITPQLYTVIFSGAAVGFITLLLLFRELRQPDARIGRSYGLICVLFTGVVLGMGSGRHLYRQAALAGHQAEIRARTETYAAALNAFNQKHASEPAPVEPDADQLFMNCAACHAPATRLVGPPLTEIAEIYRDNPEGIVAWAQAPGKKRPELPQMPPFAHLGEASLRKIAELMLEKGQAAR; encoded by the coding sequence ATGACAGCCTTATTGTTAGCTAACACCGCTCCCATTCCGCGTGATCTGCCGCTGCCTTTGCCGCTCCCTGAGGGGGTGCTGGTGGGGCTGTTGGTGATCTTCTTTCTGGTTCACATCTTGTTTGTGAATCTCATGGTAGGAGGCTCGGTGCTGGTGGTGGCGGCGGAGTTTCTGGGACGGCGGGACAAGCGCTGGGATCGGTTGGCTTTGACTCTGGCGAAGACGGTGACGGTGAACAAAAGCATCGCCGTGGTGATGGGGATCGGCCCGCTGCTGTGCATCAATCTGCTCTACACGCTGCAGTGGTATTCGGCGAATGCTCTGACGGGTCATGCCTGGCTCATGATCGTGCCCTTAGTCACGGTGGCGTTTCTGCTCACCTATCTGCACAAGTACACCTGGGAACGCTGGAACGGGGGTGGCTGGAAGACGGTGCACGGTCTGACGGGACTGCTGGCCACGCTGCTGCTGCTATTCGTGCCAATCATCTTCCTGGCCAATGTGAACCTTATGCTTTTCCCCACGGAGTGGGACAAGGTCCGGGGTTTCTTTTCCAGTCTCAGCATCGGCAACGTGCTGCCGCGTTACCTGCACTTCATGGCCGCCAGCATCGCCATGACGGGGCTTTTTCTCGCCGGATGGTTAGGCCGTGCGAGCTCAGATCTCAGTCACCTGGAGGGATTTACGCGCCCTGAGTTACGCCGCATCTTTTACCGCATCACGGCCTGGGTGACCCTGGCCCAATTCCTTCTGGGGCCGCTGCTGCTGTTCACCCTGCCTGCGGTGGGTATCACGCCGCAGCTGTACACGGTGATCTTCAGCGGGGCCGCCGTGGGCTTCATCACCCTACTGCTGTTGTTCCGTGAACTGCGCCAGCCGGATGCCCGTATCGGGCGCAGCTACGGGCTGATCTGTGTGCTCTTTACGGGAGTGGTGCTGGGCATGGGCAGTGGCCGCCACCTCTATCGTCAGGCCGCGCTGGCGGGGCATCAAGCAGAGATTCGAGCCCGCACGGAGACCTATGCGGCGGCGCTGAATGCGTTTAACCAAAAGCATGCCAGCGAACCTGCCCCTGTGGAACCGGATGCTGATCAGCTCTTCATGAACTGTGCGGCCTGTCATGCTCCCGCTACGCGCCTTGTCGGCCCACCACTCACCGAGATCGCCGAGATCTATCGGGACAACCCCGAGGGCATCGTCGCCTGGGCCCAAGCCCCGGGTAAAAAACGTCCAGAGCTTCCGCAGATGCCGCCCTTTGCCCACCTCGGTGAGGCGAGTCTGCGCAAGATCGCCGAGCTCATGCTGGAGAAAGGCCAAGCTGCGCGTTAG
- a CDS encoding PSD1 and planctomycete cytochrome C domain-containing protein — MKLVNPTESLLLVLLGGLALQVTASAHAEDAEALFVRRVWPLFQEKCLACHGNDEAKIKGGLDMRTLAGTLKGGDSETTALVAGKPEQSPLYLASTRTHDDWEAMPPKENDKLNAEQLTWLKNWIIAGAPWPEEAQRQKIAHASADQWSAEDGITVKTQGALSPDWANRRYKPESLWAYQPVIKPAIPAYEAKHPIDALIAAKMPQGLQPAPRADARDFIRRATFDLTGLPPTPEEVDTFIQAVKDAPDSDAPYRQLVDRLLDSPHYGERMARHWLDVVRYADSSGFANDYERGNAWRYRDYVVRSFNDDKPYDQFIQEQIAGDEMAADPGDAGTPARKADAADSADTRTTQFKDIAGKSARITPASELLIAPGFLRMGPWELTGMEVAKVARQRFLDDVTNSVGETFLAHSLQCARCHDHKFDPVPTHDYYAIQACFSTTQLAERPAPFLKSENTTGFEEKKHLLSLYETHLETLRQLDATMLKNAEVWFANQKLDRAAWDQAVTSAQAFVAGGGKAKAKAKAGKAKNFTGVFDIARSTLQKQGVPENQYPPKLVGFAPADFGRERVARKGLERLKWELERYEPYAFSVYNGRTPQLISVTQPMRMPENRMQEGELEQTAILGGGDPFSPTKPVQPGVLTALFETARLLEAPIPEAIEGRRTALAQWIASPANPLTTRTIVNRLWLWHFGQAIAGNPNNFGSTGKKPTHPELLDWLAATLVEQGWSFKAMHRLIMTSEAYRRSSNLSDAGTLARHDDVATKPGSDKPNPIAPVADKSQPSPTSAGKSARITFSREDLETHYAVFKPRRLTAEELRDTMLSVTGELNPLLGGIPNRPEINLEVAMQPRMVMGTFASAWVPNPLPAQRHRRSLYALKIRGLRDPFMAVFNEPGPDFSCEAREVSTVTPQVFSLFNGQASYNRALALAHRVLQEKPQDVIARIFQLAYGRQPSADEKAACEAHWQHMEQKQKSLVFTKTQPPLEITREALEENTGEKFSFQEKLPAYSGFIPDLQPADADPRTRALADVCLVLMNSNEFAYVY; from the coding sequence ATGAAGCTGGTAAACCCGACTGAATCGCTGCTCCTGGTCCTGCTCGGTGGCCTGGCTCTCCAGGTCACCGCCTCGGCTCATGCGGAAGACGCTGAAGCACTCTTTGTGCGGCGTGTCTGGCCCCTGTTTCAGGAGAAATGCCTCGCCTGTCATGGCAACGATGAAGCCAAGATCAAAGGCGGGCTGGACATGCGCACGCTGGCAGGCACGCTGAAAGGGGGCGATAGCGAAACCACCGCCCTGGTCGCAGGTAAGCCAGAGCAAAGCCCGCTTTACCTCGCCTCCACTCGCACGCATGACGATTGGGAGGCCATGCCCCCTAAGGAAAACGATAAGCTCAACGCCGAACAACTCACTTGGCTCAAGAACTGGATCATCGCTGGAGCCCCTTGGCCCGAGGAAGCGCAACGCCAAAAGATCGCCCACGCCTCTGCCGACCAATGGAGCGCAGAGGATGGCATCACCGTGAAGACCCAGGGTGCCCTCTCGCCCGACTGGGCCAACCGCCGTTACAAACCGGAATCCCTCTGGGCCTATCAACCGGTCATCAAACCAGCGATTCCTGCGTACGAGGCCAAGCATCCCATCGATGCGCTCATTGCCGCCAAGATGCCCCAGGGCCTGCAGCCTGCGCCGAGGGCTGACGCCCGCGACTTCATCCGCCGCGCCACCTTTGACCTCACCGGTCTGCCACCGACACCGGAAGAAGTCGATACCTTCATCCAAGCGGTGAAAGACGCGCCCGACTCCGATGCACCTTATCGTCAGTTAGTAGATCGTTTGTTAGACTCACCCCACTATGGTGAGCGTATGGCCCGGCACTGGCTGGATGTGGTGCGTTATGCGGATAGCAGCGGCTTCGCCAACGACTACGAGCGCGGAAATGCCTGGCGCTATCGCGACTACGTGGTGCGCAGCTTCAATGACGACAAGCCTTACGATCAGTTCATCCAGGAGCAAATCGCTGGAGATGAGATGGCAGCCGATCCAGGTGATGCGGGCACTCCTGCCCGCAAAGCCGATGCAGCTGACTCAGCAGATACCCGCACCACGCAGTTCAAAGACATTGCGGGCAAAAGTGCCCGCATCACTCCCGCCTCCGAACTCCTCATCGCCCCTGGTTTCCTACGCATGGGGCCCTGGGAGCTCACGGGCATGGAGGTGGCTAAGGTGGCTCGACAACGTTTCCTCGATGACGTGACCAACAGCGTCGGCGAGACTTTCCTGGCGCACTCGCTGCAATGCGCGCGCTGTCACGACCATAAGTTCGACCCCGTGCCCACGCACGACTACTACGCCATCCAGGCCTGCTTCAGTACCACCCAACTCGCCGAGCGTCCCGCCCCCTTTCTCAAGAGCGAAAACACCACGGGCTTTGAGGAAAAGAAGCACCTGCTCAGCCTTTACGAGACTCATCTGGAGACCCTGCGTCAGCTCGATGCCACGATGCTGAAGAATGCTGAGGTCTGGTTTGCCAACCAAAAGCTCGACCGCGCCGCATGGGATCAAGCCGTGACTTCTGCCCAAGCCTTCGTGGCAGGAGGCGGTAAGGCGAAGGCCAAAGCCAAAGCTGGCAAGGCCAAGAACTTCACCGGCGTCTTCGACATCGCCCGCAGCACCTTGCAGAAGCAAGGGGTTCCCGAGAATCAGTATCCGCCCAAGCTGGTGGGCTTCGCCCCTGCCGACTTCGGTCGCGAACGCGTGGCGCGCAAAGGCTTGGAGCGCTTAAAGTGGGAGCTGGAACGCTATGAGCCCTATGCCTTCAGCGTTTACAATGGCCGCACGCCCCAACTCATCAGCGTCACCCAGCCCATGCGGATGCCAGAGAATCGCATGCAGGAAGGTGAGCTGGAGCAGACCGCCATCCTCGGTGGTGGAGATCCCTTTTCACCGACGAAACCCGTGCAGCCCGGTGTGCTCACCGCGCTCTTTGAAACCGCCAGGCTGCTCGAGGCCCCCATCCCGGAAGCCATCGAAGGACGCCGCACCGCTTTGGCCCAATGGATCGCCTCACCGGCCAATCCGCTGACCACCCGCACGATCGTCAATCGCCTCTGGCTCTGGCACTTCGGTCAAGCCATTGCGGGGAATCCGAACAACTTCGGCAGCACGGGTAAGAAACCCACGCACCCTGAATTGCTCGATTGGCTCGCCGCCACCTTGGTCGAGCAAGGCTGGTCCTTCAAGGCCATGCACCGCCTCATCATGACCAGCGAGGCCTACCGCCGTAGCTCGAATCTAAGTGATGCGGGCACTCTTGCCCGCCATGACGATGTCGCAACGAAGCCCGGCTCCGACAAACCTAACCCGATCGCTCCAGTCGCTGACAAGAGTCAGCCATCCCCAACCTCTGCGGGCAAGAGTGCCCGCATCACTTTTTCCCGCGAGGATCTGGAGACCCACTACGCCGTCTTCAAACCGCGCCGCCTCACCGCCGAGGAACTGCGTGATACCATGCTCAGCGTCACGGGTGAACTTAACCCTTTGTTAGGCGGCATTCCCAACCGCCCCGAGATCAACCTCGAAGTGGCCATGCAGCCACGCATGGTCATGGGCACCTTCGCCTCCGCCTGGGTGCCGAATCCGCTACCCGCTCAACGCCACCGCCGCAGTCTCTATGCGCTGAAGATCCGTGGCCTGCGCGATCCCTTCATGGCGGTCTTCAATGAACCCGGCCCTGACTTCTCCTGCGAGGCCCGCGAGGTCTCCACCGTCACGCCCCAGGTCTTCAGCCTGTTCAATGGCCAAGCCAGCTATAACCGTGCCCTCGCCTTGGCACATCGGGTTCTGCAAGAGAAGCCGCAGGACGTCATCGCCCGCATCTTCCAGCTCGCATACGGTCGCCAGCCCAGCGCCGATGAAAAAGCCGCCTGCGAAGCCCATTGGCAGCATATGGAGCAGAAGCAAAAGAGCCTCGTCTTCACCAAGACCCAACCGCCGCTGGAGATCACCCGCGAGGCCTTAGAGGAAAACACCGGCGAGAAATTCAGCTTCCAGGAAAAACTCCCCGCCTACAGCGGTTTCATCCCCGATCTCCAACCCGCCGATGCTGACCCACGCACCCGCGCCCTGGCCGATGTCTGCCTCGTGCTGATGAACTCGAATGAGTTTGCCTATGTGTATTGA
- a CDS encoding LamG-like jellyroll fold domain-containing protein, whose amino-acid sequence MNAETRQELEGLLTALLEEEMSAEQKARLDDLLRSDWDCRRFYLEHMDQHARLLTAPAVSSGRLQQPTSVLSAPTRPKRRWVPLSAAAAILGLAGLSFFAGGQLQPQAQLATSPPEQTEQGCALITQTLNATFAEDSTAPIQGSMLLPGQLHLKSGLVKIEFFSGATLLAEGEVRMDIHSAWEAACHSGQVRVRVPPPARGFRLHAPGLNLVDLGTEFGVRVDTSGAAEVHVFEGEVEAHPGDAEMRLLTGGQSLRRDSGQTLTAGTADAEHFTSIERMNEISTRHAQERFEAWWNHSLELRKDPRLIACYLFKHWEADKWDRLVNNFTEPRVPTRAGGAVGARWVEGRWPMKNALEFKGPGDRVRINLGPETYPAITLATWVRVDGVDRKYNALLLTDGYEPGEPHWQIYEDGSLMFSIAYPRPKDPNKKYNQIYYSPRIFDLANQRRWHHLAVTYDSHSGEAVQYLDGREISREVNAHHVPDRPITFGASEIGNWGLPTENHQFPIRNLNGRMDEFLIYQAALAPAEIRSLYEAGKPD is encoded by the coding sequence ATGAATGCGGAGACACGGCAAGAACTGGAGGGTCTGCTCACCGCGCTATTGGAGGAGGAAATGAGCGCCGAACAAAAAGCGCGTTTGGATGATCTACTGCGCAGTGACTGGGATTGCCGCCGCTTTTACCTGGAGCACATGGATCAGCACGCCCGCCTGCTCACCGCACCCGCCGTGAGTTCGGGCCGCTTGCAGCAGCCCACGTCAGTCCTTTCTGCGCCGACTCGGCCCAAGCGCCGTTGGGTTCCCCTGTCCGCCGCTGCGGCCATCCTCGGGCTGGCTGGCTTATCCTTCTTTGCAGGCGGGCAGCTTCAGCCGCAAGCTCAACTGGCAACCAGCCCGCCTGAGCAGACGGAGCAAGGCTGCGCCCTCATCACACAAACGCTCAATGCCACCTTTGCCGAAGACAGCACCGCCCCCATCCAGGGCAGTATGCTGCTGCCGGGTCAGTTGCATCTGAAGAGCGGGCTGGTGAAGATCGAGTTCTTCAGTGGAGCCACACTCCTGGCGGAAGGTGAGGTGCGGATGGACATCCACTCCGCCTGGGAAGCCGCCTGTCACAGCGGTCAGGTGCGGGTGCGGGTGCCACCGCCGGCGCGGGGTTTTCGCCTGCATGCACCGGGCCTGAATCTGGTGGATCTCGGCACGGAGTTCGGGGTGCGGGTGGATACCTCCGGCGCGGCGGAAGTGCATGTCTTTGAAGGCGAGGTGGAAGCCCATCCAGGCGATGCCGAGATGCGCCTGCTGACCGGGGGGCAAAGCCTGCGTCGGGACAGCGGTCAAACCCTCACAGCAGGCACCGCCGATGCCGAGCACTTCACCAGCATCGAGCGGATGAATGAGATCAGCACCCGTCATGCGCAAGAGCGTTTCGAGGCCTGGTGGAATCACAGCTTGGAACTGCGCAAAGACCCACGGCTGATCGCGTGTTATCTCTTCAAACATTGGGAGGCGGATAAGTGGGATCGACTGGTGAACAACTTCACCGAACCGCGCGTGCCCACACGAGCCGGTGGCGCTGTGGGAGCGCGCTGGGTGGAGGGGCGCTGGCCCATGAAAAACGCCCTGGAGTTCAAAGGTCCCGGCGACCGCGTGCGCATCAATTTAGGACCCGAGACCTATCCTGCCATCACCCTCGCTACCTGGGTGCGTGTGGATGGGGTGGATCGCAAATACAATGCCCTGCTGCTGACCGATGGTTATGAGCCCGGCGAGCCACACTGGCAAATCTATGAGGACGGCAGCCTCATGTTTTCTATCGCCTACCCTCGGCCTAAAGACCCGAACAAGAAGTATAACCAGATCTACTACTCCCCGCGCATCTTTGATCTGGCCAATCAACGCCGCTGGCATCACCTCGCCGTCACCTATGACAGCCACAGCGGCGAGGCTGTGCAGTATCTGGATGGCCGGGAGATCAGCCGTGAGGTGAATGCGCATCATGTGCCGGATCGCCCCATCACCTTTGGCGCGAGTGAAATCGGCAACTGGGGCCTACCCACCGAGAATCATCAGTTTCCCATTCGCAACCTGAACGGCCGCATGGATGAATTCCTCATCTATCAAGCCGCGCTTGCCCCTGCCGAAATCCGTTCCCTTTATGAAGCTGGTAAACCCGACTGA
- a CDS encoding sigma-70 family RNA polymerase sigma factor, with the protein MASTNPTESLILLLTQHQDQLFRYIFALMPHEADARDALQETSLALFRKFDQYDPSRPFLPWAYRFAYLQVQKHREKHARSPLLFSEDVLDLLADERQALEPRLEQRLHALDSCLKKLPETDRELVTYRYDQRRPAEEIMERVGQSRRTLFRNLERVRRLLHECVSRQLEATS; encoded by the coding sequence ATGGCCTCCACGAACCCGACGGAATCCCTCATCCTACTGCTGACTCAGCATCAGGATCAGCTCTTCCGTTACATCTTCGCCCTGATGCCGCATGAGGCAGATGCACGGGATGCGCTGCAGGAAACGAGTCTGGCCTTGTTTCGAAAGTTTGATCAGTATGATCCCTCACGGCCCTTTTTGCCCTGGGCCTATCGGTTTGCCTACCTGCAAGTGCAGAAGCATCGGGAAAAACACGCCCGCTCCCCGCTGCTCTTCAGTGAGGACGTGCTGGATCTTCTGGCCGATGAACGCCAGGCACTGGAACCCCGGCTGGAGCAGCGCCTGCATGCCCTGGACTCCTGCCTGAAAAAACTGCCCGAGACGGATCGTGAACTGGTAACGTATCGCTACGATCAACGTCGGCCAGCAGAGGAAATCATGGAGCGCGTGGGTCAGAGTCGCCGCACCCTGTTTCGCAATCTGGAGCGCGTGCGCCGCCTGCTGCATGAGTGTGTGAGCCGTCAGCTGGAGGCCACATCATGA
- a CDS encoding fused MFS/spermidine synthase codes for MSSSTSRPLPAAFFLSLLSLLSAFLLFQVQPVISKFILPWFGGSPGVWTTCMVFFQCVLFAGYAYAHALTRLRPRTQAVLHTLILLGALMVLPIAPGNAWKPAGDEDPAGRILLLLLGTVGLPYFILSSTSPLTQVWFTRMVPGGMPWRLYALSNIGSLVALLSYPFFFEPMLDVMAQTWLWSGAFVAFALLSITLVWRASRAAPAPASDTAVGEKTGVLVPPAALAPAPRWWHRILWVALPALASAMLLATTNHVCQDVAVVPFMWVVPLSLYLLTFIICFEHERWYVRGLWALLALIAVFITAAETKLGPKLDIDLTPNYLTEIAWCFSALFLACMVCHGELARLKPAPSRLTEFYLLMSAGGALGGLLVSLVAPRVFVTFMEWPLGLIASLVVAGMALLAGILHFTGNLPRILAGGLVLAITGFAAFYLVKETIKVEPRLERVRNFYGTVYVDEDYDTGLQNEYRTLTHGGIVHGMQNLGDLYREEPVTYYGRHTGIGQALGRLSDQPDAHVGIVGLGAGTAACYAQSGHRFRFYEINPDVVRLARKHFTYLADAEKRGATVETIIGDARLMLEREPNQQFDVLLLDAFSGDAIPMHLLTREAFEIYHRHMKPDGIIVVHVTNSYLILAPVVEKQAEALGWRTTRVITEESGDDDSTDYVLVTRNEAFLKTPPADPPLDEPQLTVPLWTDRYHNLFQILMTD; via the coding sequence ATGTCCTCCTCGACCTCCCGCCCTCTCCCGGCTGCCTTTTTCCTGAGCCTGCTCAGTCTGCTCAGCGCCTTCCTCCTGTTTCAGGTGCAGCCGGTGATCAGTAAATTCATCCTGCCTTGGTTCGGCGGCAGTCCGGGGGTGTGGACGACGTGCATGGTCTTCTTCCAGTGCGTGCTGTTTGCCGGCTATGCTTATGCCCATGCGCTGACTCGGCTGCGGCCACGCACCCAGGCGGTGCTGCACACGCTGATCCTGCTGGGCGCGCTGATGGTGCTACCCATCGCTCCGGGGAATGCCTGGAAACCGGCGGGTGATGAGGACCCGGCTGGGCGTATCCTGCTGCTGCTGCTGGGCACGGTGGGGCTGCCGTATTTTATCCTCTCTAGCACCAGCCCGCTGACGCAGGTGTGGTTCACCCGCATGGTGCCAGGCGGTATGCCGTGGCGGCTGTATGCGCTGTCGAATATCGGCTCCCTGGTGGCCCTCCTGAGCTACCCGTTTTTCTTCGAGCCGATGCTGGATGTGATGGCGCAGACCTGGCTGTGGTCCGGGGCTTTTGTCGCGTTTGCCCTGCTCTCCATCACCCTGGTCTGGCGCGCCAGTCGGGCGGCTCCGGCACCGGCTAGCGACACTGCGGTGGGGGAGAAAACGGGTGTCTTAGTGCCGCCTGCGGCGCTAGCTCCTGCACCGCGCTGGTGGCATCGTATCCTGTGGGTGGCGCTGCCTGCGCTGGCCAGTGCCATGCTGCTGGCCACGACGAATCACGTCTGCCAGGATGTGGCGGTGGTGCCCTTCATGTGGGTGGTGCCGCTCAGCCTGTATCTGCTCACCTTCATCATCTGCTTTGAGCATGAGCGCTGGTATGTGCGCGGGCTGTGGGCCCTGCTCGCCCTCATCGCCGTCTTCATCACCGCGGCGGAGACGAAGCTGGGGCCGAAGCTGGATATCGACCTGACCCCGAATTACCTGACAGAGATCGCTTGGTGCTTCAGCGCGCTTTTTCTGGCCTGCATGGTCTGCCATGGGGAGCTGGCGCGGCTGAAACCGGCTCCGTCACGGCTCACAGAGTTTTACCTGCTCATGTCCGCCGGGGGCGCGCTGGGCGGTCTGCTGGTCAGTCTGGTGGCTCCACGGGTGTTCGTCACCTTCATGGAGTGGCCGCTGGGGTTGATCGCTAGCCTCGTGGTGGCAGGCATGGCCTTGCTGGCAGGGATTCTACACTTCACGGGCAACCTGCCGCGCATTCTCGCGGGTGGCTTGGTCTTGGCCATCACGGGGTTCGCCGCCTTTTATCTGGTGAAGGAGACCATCAAGGTAGAACCGCGCCTGGAGCGGGTGCGCAACTTTTACGGCACGGTCTATGTGGATGAAGACTACGATACCGGTCTGCAAAACGAATACCGCACGCTCACGCACGGCGGCATCGTGCATGGCATGCAGAACCTGGGCGATCTCTATCGGGAGGAACCGGTGACCTACTATGGCCGCCACACCGGCATCGGTCAGGCGCTGGGGCGGCTCAGTGATCAGCCAGATGCGCATGTGGGCATCGTGGGGCTGGGGGCGGGCACGGCGGCGTGTTATGCCCAGTCCGGACATCGCTTCCGCTTTTATGAGATCAATCCGGATGTCGTGCGGCTGGCGCGGAAACACTTCACCTACCTCGCTGATGCGGAAAAACGCGGAGCCACAGTGGAGACCATCATCGGGGATGCCCGCCTGATGCTTGAGCGTGAGCCTAACCAACAATTTGATGTACTCTTGCTCGATGCCTTCAGCGGCGATGCCATCCCCATGCACCTGCTCACCCGCGAGGCTTTCGAGATCTATCACCGCCACATGAAGCCAGACGGCATCATCGTCGTCCACGTGACCAACAGCTACCTCATCCTGGCCCCGGTGGTGGAAAAGCAAGCGGAGGCCCTGGGCTGGCGCACCACCCGCGTCATCACCGAGGAAAGCGGTGACGACGACTCCACCGACTATGTCCTGGTGACGCGGAACGAGGCCTTCCTGAAAACCCCCCCCGCCGACCCCCCTCTGGACGAGCCGCAATTGACCGTGCCTCTCTGGACGGACCGCTATCACAACCTCTTTCAGATCCTCATGACGGATTGA
- a CDS encoding RNA polymerase sigma factor: MSVQPQPDEASLLVRRALDQYEANLVAYTTGILNGDLERARDVVQDALLKLYLTDPEKVRDNLKAWLFTVCRNRALDILRKDHRLDLGNEDALEGAVSFTPDPSENADSHELHARIWELVDKLRPNQREVIRLKFMHDCSYQQIADVTGLTVGNVGFIMHVAIKKLRELLNREMASRPQ; this comes from the coding sequence ATGTCCGTCCAGCCTCAGCCAGATGAAGCCTCCCTCCTCGTCAGGCGGGCGCTTGATCAGTATGAGGCCAATCTCGTGGCTTACACCACAGGCATCCTCAATGGGGACCTGGAGCGGGCGCGGGATGTGGTGCAGGACGCTCTGCTCAAGCTTTACCTCACCGACCCTGAAAAGGTGCGGGATAACCTCAAGGCCTGGCTCTTCACCGTCTGCCGAAATCGCGCCCTGGACATCCTGCGCAAGGACCACCGGTTGGATCTTGGCAATGAAGATGCTTTGGAAGGAGCTGTCTCCTTCACCCCTGATCCCTCTGAAAATGCGGATTCCCATGAGCTCCACGCCCGCATCTGGGAGCTGGTGGATAAGCTCCGCCCGAACCAGAGGGAAGTCATCCGTCTCAAATTCATGCACGACTGCTCCTACCAGCAGATCGCCGATGTCACCGGCCTCACCGTCGGCAACGTCGGCTTCATCATGCATGTGGCCATCAAGAAACTGCGCGAGCTGTTGAACCGCGAAATGGCCTCCCGCCCCCAATGA